In one Streptomyces sp. NBC_00597 genomic region, the following are encoded:
- a CDS encoding 8-oxoguanine deaminase, with protein sequence MAASAAQDGAVERIVIENCAIATVDANDTEYASGHIVIADNKIESIGAGRAPENLDNVVRRIDGTGHLVTPGLVNTHHHFYQWITRGLATDHNLFNWLVALYPTWARIDEQMAYTAAQGSLAAMARGGVTTAMDHHYVYPKGAGDLSGSIIRAASEMGVRFTLARGSMDRSEKDGGLPPDHAVETLEGALADTEATVKKYHDASFDAMTQIAVAPCSPFSVSTELLKQGAELARRLGVRMHTHGSETVEEEKFCHELFGMGPTDYFESTGWLGEDVWMAHSVHMNDSDIAAFARTKTGVAHCPSSNARLAAGIARVPDMLAAGVPVGLGVDGTASNESGELHTELRNALLINRLNPVHREAALNARQALRLGTYGGAQVLGRSDNIGSLEVGKCADLVLWNISTFLHSSIADPVTALVFGAAAPVTASFVNGKQIVENNRLLFADEDAIAVSTREEAQRLARITAQG encoded by the coding sequence ATGGCAGCATCGGCAGCCCAGGACGGCGCAGTAGAGCGCATCGTCATCGAGAACTGTGCGATTGCAACGGTCGATGCGAACGACACCGAGTACGCCTCGGGTCACATCGTCATCGCCGACAACAAGATCGAGTCCATCGGTGCGGGCAGGGCCCCCGAGAACCTCGACAACGTCGTCCGCCGCATCGACGGCACCGGGCACCTCGTGACTCCCGGTCTGGTCAACACGCACCACCACTTCTACCAGTGGATCACGCGCGGCCTGGCCACCGATCACAACCTCTTCAACTGGCTCGTCGCGCTGTACCCGACGTGGGCGCGCATCGACGAGCAGATGGCCTACACGGCCGCCCAGGGCTCCCTCGCCGCGATGGCCCGCGGTGGTGTCACCACCGCCATGGACCACCACTACGTGTACCCCAAGGGCGCCGGCGACCTCTCCGGCTCGATCATCCGCGCCGCGTCCGAGATGGGCGTCCGCTTCACCCTCGCCCGCGGTTCGATGGACCGCAGCGAGAAGGACGGCGGCCTGCCGCCGGACCACGCCGTCGAGACCCTCGAAGGTGCGCTCGCCGACACCGAGGCGACGGTGAAGAAGTACCACGACGCCTCCTTCGACGCGATGACCCAGATCGCCGTCGCCCCCTGCTCCCCCTTCTCGGTCTCCACCGAGCTGCTGAAGCAGGGCGCCGAGCTCGCCCGCCGCCTCGGTGTGCGCATGCACACGCACGGCAGCGAGACCGTCGAGGAAGAGAAGTTCTGCCACGAGCTCTTCGGCATGGGCCCGACCGACTACTTCGAGTCGACCGGCTGGCTCGGCGAGGACGTGTGGATGGCGCACAGCGTCCACATGAACGACTCCGACATCGCCGCGTTCGCCCGTACCAAGACCGGTGTCGCGCACTGCCCGTCCTCCAACGCCCGTCTGGCCGCCGGCATCGCCCGCGTCCCGGACATGCTGGCCGCCGGCGTCCCGGTCGGCCTCGGGGTGGACGGCACCGCCTCCAACGAGTCCGGTGAGCTGCACACCGAGCTGCGCAACGCGCTGCTGATCAACCGGCTGAACCCGGTCCACCGCGAGGCCGCGCTCAACGCCCGCCAGGCCCTGCGCCTCGGTACGTACGGTGGCGCGCAGGTCCTCGGCCGCAGCGACAACATCGGTTCGCTGGAGGTCGGCAAGTGCGCCGACCTGGTGCTCTGGAACATCAGCACCTTCCTGCACTCCTCGATCGCCGACCCGGTCACCGCGCTGGTCTTCGGTGCGGCCGCCCCGGTGACCGCGTCGTTCGTCAACGGCAAGCAGATCGTCGAGAACAACCGGCTCCTCTTCGCCGACGAGGACGCCATCGCGGTGTCCACCCGCGAAGAGGCTCAGCGCCTCGCGCGCATCACCGCGCAGGGCTGA
- a CDS encoding nucleobase:cation symporter-2 family protein translates to MALTPRFRKDAVAVPEEKHPVDETLPPLKMFTSGLQHVAAMYAGVVAPPMIVGPTVGLSATETAFLMGASLFTAGLATLLQTLGFWKIGAKLPFVNGVSFAGVTPMIAIGKGEGADAIPVIFGAIIVAGVVGFLAAPYFGKLVRFFPPVVTGTVITLIGVSLLPVAFNWSQGGNRTATDYGSMKNIGMAAVTLVIVLLMRKFLRGFLQQISILLGLVAGTLIALPLGMTSFDAVKNASLVGFPTPFHFGAPQFQVAAVVSMCIVMLVCMTESTADILALGKIVGRPADARTIEGGLRADTLGSALSPLFNGFMCSAFAQNIGLVAMTKVRSRFVVAAGGGILILLGLCPMAASVIGVVPLPVLGGAGIVLFGSVAASGIQTLAGAAMEKGENALIVAASVGIGLIPIAAPQFYHAFPKDLLVVLDSGISTGCVVAIVLNLAFNHFVTQRAPAAAPEPVPVH, encoded by the coding sequence GTGGCACTCACGCCCAGGTTTCGCAAAGATGCAGTCGCAGTACCGGAGGAGAAGCACCCGGTCGACGAGACCCTGCCTCCTCTGAAGATGTTCACGAGCGGCCTCCAGCACGTGGCCGCCATGTACGCGGGTGTCGTCGCCCCGCCCATGATCGTCGGCCCTACCGTCGGACTCTCCGCCACCGAGACCGCGTTCCTGATGGGCGCCTCGCTCTTCACCGCCGGCCTCGCCACCCTCCTCCAGACCCTCGGTTTCTGGAAGATCGGCGCCAAACTCCCCTTCGTCAACGGCGTTTCGTTCGCCGGTGTGACCCCGATGATCGCCATAGGCAAGGGGGAGGGCGCGGACGCCATCCCCGTCATCTTCGGCGCGATCATCGTCGCCGGGGTCGTCGGCTTCCTCGCCGCCCCCTACTTCGGCAAACTCGTCCGGTTCTTCCCGCCCGTGGTCACGGGTACGGTCATCACCCTGATCGGCGTGTCCCTGCTGCCGGTGGCCTTCAACTGGTCGCAGGGCGGCAACCGCACCGCCACCGACTACGGCTCGATGAAGAACATCGGCATGGCCGCCGTCACCCTCGTCATCGTGCTGCTGATGCGCAAGTTCCTGCGCGGCTTCCTCCAGCAGATCTCCATCCTGCTCGGCCTGGTGGCCGGCACGTTGATCGCCCTCCCGCTCGGCATGACCAGCTTCGACGCGGTCAAGAACGCCTCCCTGGTGGGCTTCCCGACCCCCTTCCACTTCGGCGCCCCGCAGTTCCAAGTCGCCGCCGTCGTCTCCATGTGCATCGTGATGCTGGTGTGCATGACCGAGTCCACTGCCGACATCCTGGCCCTCGGCAAGATCGTCGGCCGGCCTGCGGACGCGAGGACCATCGAGGGCGGACTGCGCGCGGACACGCTCGGCAGCGCGCTCAGCCCGCTGTTCAACGGCTTCATGTGCAGTGCCTTCGCGCAGAACATCGGGCTCGTGGCGATGACCAAGGTGCGCAGCCGGTTCGTCGTCGCCGCGGGCGGCGGCATCCTGATCCTGCTGGGCCTGTGCCCGATGGCGGCCTCCGTCATCGGCGTGGTCCCGCTGCCGGTGCTCGGCGGGGCCGGCATCGTCCTGTTCGGCTCGGTCGCGGCCAGCGGTATCCAGACCCTGGCGGGCGCGGCCATGGAGAAGGGCGAGAACGCCCTGATCGTCGCCGCCTCGGTCGGCATCGGCCTGATCCCGATCGCGGCGCCGCAGTTCTACCACGCGTTCCCGAAGGACCTGCTGGTCGTCCTGGACTCCGGCATCAGCACCGGCTGCGTGGTGGCGATCGTGCTCAACCTGGCCTTCAACCACTTCGTCACCCAGCGGGCGCCGGCGGCCGCGCCGGAACCGGTCCCGGTGCACTGA
- a CDS encoding IS630 family transposase, which produces MTASADVPVPRRGPKLEPLLLSSDERVVLERWVRRASSAQAVALRARIVLACAGADVPPIVVVARELHIAADTVRKWRRRFLAARLDGLVDEPRPGRPPTISVDQVEAVVVGTLEEIPKNATHWSRSSMAARSGLSKSTVGRIWRKFQLKPHLSDTFKLSTDPLFVEKLYDVVGLYFNPPEGAVVLSVDEKSQIQALDRSQPVLPMMPGMPERRTHDYVRNGLTTLFAAFDVATGEVITSLHRRHRAAEFKKFLIKIDKEVPEHLQVHLICDNYGTHKTPAIKTWLAKHPRFHLHFTPTGSSWINQVERWFGFLADQKIRRGAHKSVRSLEADIRAWVKQWNENPTPFTWTKTAEEILDSLARFCQRISGAGH; this is translated from the coding sequence ATGACTGCTTCTGCGGATGTGCCGGTGCCTCGTCGTGGTCCGAAGTTGGAACCGTTGTTGTTGTCTTCCGATGAGCGTGTGGTGTTGGAGCGTTGGGTCCGCAGGGCGTCATCTGCGCAGGCGGTGGCCTTGCGGGCCCGCATCGTGTTGGCGTGTGCCGGTGCTGATGTGCCGCCGATTGTCGTGGTGGCACGGGAGTTGCATATCGCGGCCGACACGGTCCGCAAGTGGCGTCGCCGGTTCCTGGCGGCCCGGCTGGACGGGCTGGTCGACGAGCCCCGGCCTGGCCGGCCACCCACCATCAGCGTTGATCAGGTGGAGGCGGTAGTGGTCGGCACGCTGGAGGAGATCCCGAAGAACGCCACTCACTGGTCGCGTTCATCGATGGCCGCCCGCAGTGGCCTGTCGAAGTCGACAGTGGGCCGGATCTGGCGGAAGTTCCAGCTCAAGCCCCATTTGAGCGACACGTTCAAGCTGTCGACGGACCCGCTGTTCGTGGAGAAGCTCTACGACGTGGTGGGGCTGTATTTCAACCCGCCCGAAGGAGCGGTGGTGCTGTCGGTGGACGAGAAGTCCCAGATCCAGGCTCTTGACCGCTCTCAGCCAGTGCTGCCGATGATGCCCGGCATGCCCGAGCGCCGCACTCACGACTATGTTCGCAACGGGCTGACCACCTTGTTCGCGGCCTTCGACGTCGCGACCGGTGAAGTCATCACCTCACTGCACCGTCGCCACCGGGCCGCGGAGTTCAAGAAGTTCCTCATCAAGATCGACAAAGAGGTCCCCGAACACCTTCAGGTCCACCTGATCTGCGACAACTACGGCACCCACAAAACCCCGGCCATCAAGACGTGGCTGGCCAAACACCCACGGTTCCACCTGCACTTCACACCCACCGGCTCCTCCTGGATCAACCAGGTTGAGCGATGGTTCGGCTTCCTCGCGGACCAGAAGATCCGCCGTGGCGCCCACAAGAGTGTGCGCTCCCTGGAAGCCGACATCCGAGCCTGGGTCAAGCAGTGGAACGAAAACCCGACCCCGTTCACCTGGACCAAGACAGCCGAAGAGATCCTCGACTCACTCGCCCGCTTCTGCCAACGGATCTCCGGCGCAGGACACTAG
- a CDS encoding AAA family ATPase has protein sequence MPKNPPESMQHHLRQRLDAHAKERWPQLSGIQVRFRAGFAYVAGELTGDEEPLPLCRLRFTGVLHTWGFALYLASSGKYEENVLPTGLPFGSPEEALDCAGGLYLDSSRTVTDAPAHAGIGLIRVPVGLVILVGAPASGKTSFVRALIARRRIDAETVVSSDEIRAELFGDPPAEADSDAVDARIFEERDRRIIARLAAGRSAVAESTNVTPQARARLLTIARRFNAPVTMLRFTDEVTDLLQQHVERGRPDVTAADVRAYAAIMTRDASAGQLRSEGTAAVHDVPGRRQGVTPAEAAERFTFC, from the coding sequence GTGCCGAAGAACCCGCCCGAGTCCATGCAGCACCACCTGCGCCAGCGTCTGGACGCACACGCCAAGGAACGCTGGCCCCAGCTCAGCGGCATCCAGGTTCGCTTCCGCGCCGGATTCGCCTACGTCGCGGGCGAGTTGACCGGCGATGAGGAACCGCTGCCGCTGTGCCGCCTGCGGTTCACCGGTGTCCTGCATACCTGGGGCTTCGCGCTCTACCTGGCCAGCAGCGGCAAGTACGAGGAGAATGTCCTGCCCACCGGGCTCCCCTTTGGCTCCCCTGAAGAGGCCCTGGACTGCGCCGGCGGCCTCTACCTCGACAGCTCCCGCACCGTGACCGACGCTCCCGCGCATGCCGGCATCGGGCTGATCCGGGTACCGGTGGGACTCGTCATCCTCGTCGGAGCACCGGCCTCGGGCAAGACCAGCTTTGTCCGGGCACTGATCGCGCGGCGGCGGATCGATGCCGAAACCGTGGTGTCCAGCGACGAGATCCGCGCGGAGCTCTTCGGCGACCCGCCCGCTGAAGCGGACTCCGATGCGGTGGACGCCCGCATCTTCGAGGAACGTGACCGCAGGATCATTGCCAGGCTCGCCGCAGGACGAAGTGCAGTCGCCGAATCGACGAATGTCACCCCGCAGGCCCGCGCACGACTCCTCACCATCGCCAGGCGCTTCAATGCCCCGGTGACCATGCTGCGATTCACCGATGAAGTCACCGACCTCCTGCAGCAGCATGTCGAGCGGGGGCGCCCAGATGTCACTGCCGCGGATGTTCGCGCTTACGCCGCGATCATGACGAGGGACGCCAGTGCCGGCCAACTGCGCTCCGAGGGTACAGCAGCCGTCCACGATGTCCCCGGGCGCAGACAAGGGGTCACCCCCGCCGAAGCCGCCGAACGCTTCACCTTCTGCTGA
- a CDS encoding acyltransferase family protein, with amino-acid sequence MSAWGKSLQKFWQGRILRLFPLYWVAVVLSSAAARLGPQVPGEPKVTVGQMLTNLTMLHEPLGVNSVDNVYWTLWIELRFYLIFSLVVLLGTGYRRVATFCWIWALGSVLAPASGIPLLDQLLVPRWAPFFIAGIAFYLVRRAGRIEGETLGILALSWLLMQHRLPAIMEGEGHGINWKVCLAAITVMYALMGLISLGKLDWIQWRWLPVAGAISYPLYLVHQSLGVRVIWRWNEQWGPWPTLLGVIAGVVLIAWLLQRLLERPLTRLLRRLMDPPAERSQHLPA; translated from the coding sequence ATGTCCGCCTGGGGCAAATCGCTCCAGAAATTCTGGCAGGGCCGGATCCTGCGGCTATTCCCGCTGTACTGGGTGGCGGTCGTGCTCTCCTCGGCAGCCGCGCGCCTGGGCCCCCAGGTTCCCGGCGAGCCGAAGGTCACGGTCGGCCAGATGCTCACCAACCTCACGATGCTCCACGAGCCCCTCGGGGTGAACAGCGTGGACAACGTGTACTGGACCCTCTGGATCGAGCTGCGCTTCTACCTGATCTTCTCGCTGGTCGTCCTGCTAGGTACGGGCTATCGCCGGGTCGCGACCTTCTGCTGGATCTGGGCGCTGGGCTCGGTGCTGGCACCGGCGTCGGGCATCCCGCTGCTCGACCAGCTCCTGGTGCCCCGGTGGGCGCCCTTCTTCATCGCGGGAATCGCCTTCTACCTGGTCCGCCGGGCCGGCCGGATCGAGGGCGAGACCCTGGGCATCCTGGCCCTGTCCTGGCTTCTGATGCAGCACCGCCTTCCCGCCATCATGGAGGGCGAGGGGCACGGCATCAACTGGAAGGTGTGCCTGGCCGCGATCACCGTCATGTACGCGCTGATGGGCCTGATCTCGCTCGGGAAGCTGGACTGGATCCAGTGGCGCTGGCTACCGGTCGCGGGCGCGATCTCCTACCCGCTCTACCTCGTCCACCAATCGTTGGGCGTACGGGTCATCTGGCGCTGGAACGAGCAGTGGGGCCCCTGGCCCACCCTGCTCGGCGTCATCGCGGGCGTCGTACTGATCGCCTGGCTGCTCCAGCGCCTACTGGAGCGCCCCCTCACCCGCCTGCTGCGCCGCCTGATGGATCCGCCGGCCGAACGTTCGCAACACCTCCCCGCATAG
- a CDS encoding MTH938/NDUFAF3 family protein, which yields MPARTARPSLYISVDIEADGPIPGPYSMISFGAAVAGRQDGASYTAADPERHTFYRELRPISDQYVPEALSVSGLDRDRLLREGAEPAAAMAEFRAWVREVSAGAGAQPVMCGYPASFDWTFLYWYLMRFGGDSPFGHSGCLDMKTLYAAKAGVPLRAAVKGLMPRELLSARPHTHHALDDAVEQAELMSNLMLWTPPAAPDPGAVAVSPRIAHLSWGRMEVEGLTPGKDFKLYPGGGRAWDWSEHGTRHDPGIRAAEVRELLDRGATTVVLSRGMDDRLLVMEETLAAVREAGATAYVEDTKAAVARYNRLAATEPVAASSTPPAEPPRRAAAGAVPEGSQRRRAAQAPVSSHIIAKIGGPFRPKHTGVATPQESSEVSCPTGSSLTGTVSRCPSRLRRRPPAPPAAGCGREVPVPCGRPEPPGLRGRRE from the coding sequence ATGCCGGCCCGCACCGCACGTCCCAGCCTCTACATCTCCGTCGACATCGAGGCCGACGGCCCGATCCCCGGCCCGTACTCGATGATCAGCTTCGGGGCGGCCGTCGCGGGGCGGCAGGACGGCGCTTCGTATACGGCCGCGGACCCCGAGCGGCACACCTTCTACCGCGAACTCCGCCCGATCAGCGACCAGTACGTACCCGAGGCGCTCTCCGTCAGCGGGCTCGACCGGGACCGGCTGCTCCGGGAGGGCGCCGAACCGGCGGCGGCCATGGCCGAGTTCCGCGCGTGGGTACGGGAGGTCTCCGCCGGGGCCGGGGCGCAGCCCGTCATGTGCGGCTACCCGGCCTCCTTCGACTGGACGTTCCTGTACTGGTACTTGATGCGCTTCGGCGGCGACAGCCCCTTCGGGCATTCCGGCTGCCTCGACATGAAGACCCTGTACGCGGCGAAGGCGGGGGTCCCGCTGCGCGCGGCGGTCAAGGGCCTGATGCCGCGCGAGCTCCTCTCCGCCCGCCCGCACACCCACCACGCGCTGGACGACGCCGTCGAGCAGGCGGAGCTGATGAGCAACCTCATGCTCTGGACGCCTCCGGCCGCGCCCGATCCCGGCGCCGTCGCGGTGTCCCCGCGCATCGCCCACCTCTCCTGGGGGCGCATGGAGGTCGAAGGGCTCACTCCCGGCAAAGACTTCAAGCTCTACCCCGGCGGCGGCCGGGCCTGGGACTGGTCCGAGCACGGCACCCGTCACGATCCCGGCATCCGGGCGGCGGAGGTACGGGAACTGCTCGATCGCGGCGCCACCACGGTCGTCCTGAGCCGGGGCATGGACGACCGGCTGCTCGTCATGGAGGAGACCCTGGCGGCCGTCCGGGAGGCCGGGGCCACCGCGTACGTCGAGGACACGAAGGCCGCGGTGGCCCGCTACAACCGCCTCGCCGCGACCGAACCGGTGGCGGCCTCTTCCACTCCACCTGCTGAGCCGCCCCGCCGTGCGGCTGCCGGCGCAGTCCCTGAGGGCTCTCAGCGGCGTCGCGCGGCCCAGGCGCCGGTGAGCTCCCACATCATCGCTAAGATCGGCGGGCCCTTTCGCCCGAAACACACCGGTGTCGCGACACCGCAGGAATCTTCAGAGGTGTCATGTCCGACAGGTTCGTCCTTGACGGGGACCGTGTCCCGGTGCCCGTCGAGGCTCCGCAGGCGGCCCCCGGCCCCGCCCGCCGCCGGGTGTGGTCGAGAGGTACCGGTTCCCTGCGGCCGTCCGGAGCCACCAGGGCTGCGCGGGCGCCGCGAATAG
- a CDS encoding SDR family oxidoreductase, with amino-acid sequence MNAVDYRSRTTLITGASSGLGAEFARQLAARGSDLVLVARREDRLKALAAQLSETHGVAVETIAMDLSVDGCGELLAAEVERRGISVSGVVNNAGFGTYGRFHEEDPQRLRQEVGLDVMAVVDISRAFIGPLRTRGDGVLVNVASVAGYQPVPNMAVYAASKAFVLSFTEALWQESRGTGLRVLALSPGATKTEFFEVVGTEDAASGTKMQTSEQVVRTALKALDRRNPPPSVISGSLNRVMAFGGRLASRRTVVRMVDRMSSPRTPA; translated from the coding sequence GTGAACGCGGTCGACTACCGGAGCCGGACCACCCTGATCACCGGCGCCAGCTCGGGCCTGGGCGCCGAGTTCGCCCGTCAGCTCGCGGCACGGGGTTCCGACCTCGTGCTCGTCGCCCGCCGCGAGGACCGGCTGAAGGCGCTCGCCGCGCAGCTGTCCGAGACGCACGGCGTCGCGGTGGAGACGATCGCCATGGACCTGTCCGTCGACGGATGCGGTGAGCTGTTGGCCGCCGAGGTCGAGCGGCGCGGGATCTCGGTCTCCGGCGTCGTCAACAACGCCGGCTTCGGCACCTACGGCCGCTTCCACGAGGAGGACCCGCAGCGGCTCCGCCAGGAAGTGGGCCTCGACGTGATGGCCGTCGTCGACATCAGCCGCGCCTTCATCGGCCCGCTGCGCACCCGCGGTGACGGCGTTCTGGTCAACGTCGCCAGCGTGGCCGGCTACCAGCCGGTCCCGAACATGGCCGTCTACGCCGCCTCCAAGGCCTTCGTGCTGAGCTTCACCGAGGCCCTGTGGCAGGAGTCCCGGGGTACCGGGCTGCGCGTCCTCGCGCTGTCGCCGGGCGCGACGAAGACGGAGTTCTTCGAGGTGGTCGGCACGGAGGACGCCGCCAGCGGCACCAAGATGCAGACCTCCGAGCAGGTCGTGCGCACCGCCCTGAAGGCCCTCGACCGGAGGAACCCGCCGCCGAGCGTCATCTCCGGATCCCTGAACCGCGTCATGGCCTTCGGCGGACGACTCGCGAGCCGCCGCACGGTCGTCCGGATGGTGGACCGGATGTCCTCCCCCCGGACCCCCGCCTAG